A genomic region of Capnocytophaga canimorsus contains the following coding sequences:
- a CDS encoding porin family protein — protein sequence MNQIIKLSFFILFLWSLPIVVSAQNDDDDGLVQIAPKEELPQQTNKKYLEDQFYLGLTYDLMAIAPDDVVQHSLSRGILFGFIKDIPLNKSRTIGVAAGLGYSYDLIYSNIVGIRTPEATQYSIVSSLKETNLSKNYFEYQCIEVPIEFRWRTSTEKSHKFWRVYTGMRIGYVVSSENLFKKDDLNISFQNPDLNRKWHFKVFTAFGYNALNFFVQYNFIPLFKGVKTSDNISLDTNILQMGLMFYIL from the coding sequence ATGAATCAAATCATTAAACTGTCTTTTTTTATTTTGTTTTTATGGAGTTTACCTATTGTTGTTTCTGCCCAAAACGATGACGATGACGGACTTGTGCAAATTGCTCCAAAAGAGGAACTTCCTCAACAAACAAACAAAAAATATTTGGAAGATCAATTTTATTTAGGATTAACCTATGACTTGATGGCGATTGCTCCTGATGATGTAGTACAACACAGTTTATCGAGAGGGATTCTCTTTGGTTTCATTAAAGATATTCCACTGAATAAGAGTCGTACCATAGGAGTAGCCGCAGGATTGGGGTATAGTTATGACCTAATTTATAGCAATATTGTAGGAATAAGAACTCCTGAGGCTACACAATACTCCATAGTTTCATCTTTGAAGGAAACAAATTTATCCAAAAACTACTTTGAATATCAATGCATTGAAGTTCCTATAGAATTTCGTTGGAGAACCTCTACCGAAAAATCACATAAATTTTGGCGAGTTTACACAGGTATGCGCATTGGTTACGTTGTGAGTTCAGAAAATCTTTTCAAAAAAGATGACCTTAACATTTCATTTCAAAATCCAGATTTAAACAGAAAATGGCATTTTAAAGTTTTTACCGCTTTTGGATATAATGCCCTTAATTTTTTCGTTCAGTACAATTTCATTCCCTTATTTAAAGGAGTAAAAACTTCGGATAATATTTCTTTGGATACCAATATTTTACAAATGGGACTAATGTTCTACATCCTTTAG
- a CDS encoding glycosyltransferase family 2 protein, with amino-acid sequence MQISVIIPLLNERESLNELHRWIAEVMRKNAFSYEIIFIDDGSTDGSWNEIKRIAAEDNQVKGIRFLKNYGKSQALNIGFKKAKGEVVITMDADLQDNPEEIPELYKMITQQQNDLVSGWKKKRYDSVISKNIPSKLFNWAARKTSGLPLHDFNCGLKAYRNEVVKNIDVSGEMHRYIPLLAKNAGYQKITEKIVKHQARKYGHTKFGASRFINGFLDLITISFISNFGKRPMHFFGALGVLMFFIGFCFAFYLGIDKLFIHPHNRLITSRPEFYVALVTMIIGVQFFIAGFLGEIILGTRKKEKRYKIREKI; translated from the coding sequence ATGCAAATATCAGTAATTATCCCTTTATTGAATGAAAGAGAATCACTTAACGAACTTCATCGTTGGATTGCAGAGGTGATGCGTAAAAATGCCTTTTCTTATGAAATTATTTTTATAGACGATGGAAGTACAGATGGTTCTTGGAATGAAATAAAAAGAATAGCCGCTGAAGATAATCAAGTTAAGGGAATTCGTTTTTTAAAAAATTACGGAAAATCTCAAGCCTTGAATATTGGATTCAAAAAAGCAAAAGGTGAAGTAGTTATCACTATGGATGCTGATTTGCAGGACAATCCTGAAGAAATCCCCGAACTATACAAGATGATTACTCAACAACAAAACGATTTGGTTTCGGGTTGGAAAAAGAAACGTTATGATTCTGTTATTTCCAAAAATATTCCTTCAAAATTGTTCAATTGGGCTGCACGTAAAACTTCTGGGTTGCCACTACACGATTTTAATTGCGGACTGAAAGCCTATCGTAACGAAGTGGTAAAAAATATAGATGTTTCGGGGGAAATGCATCGATACATTCCTTTACTAGCCAAAAATGCAGGATATCAAAAAATTACCGAAAAAATAGTTAAGCATCAGGCTCGTAAATATGGACATACCAAATTTGGAGCAAGCCGATTTATCAATGGTTTTTTAGATTTAATCACTATCAGTTTTATATCAAATTTCGGCAAACGACCTATGCATTTTTTTGGTGCTTTGGGGGTATTGATGTTTTTTATCGGATTTTGTTTTGCGTTTTACCTCGGAATAGATAAACTTTTTATTCATCCGCACAACAGGCTCATTACCAGTCGTCCAGAATTCTATGTGGCTTTGGTAACGATGATTATAGGCGTACAATTTTTTATTGCTGGTTTCTTAGGTGAAATTATTCTTGGTACACGTAAAAAAGAAAAACGCTATAAAATTCGCGAGAAAATATAA
- a CDS encoding aspartate aminotransferase family protein, translating to MSQKEEFLKYQAQTSPTPMLLEVSHAQGSYIYTTDGKKYLDFVAGVSACTLGHCHPKVVDAIQRQVSRYMHVMVYGEYVQKPAVDFCKLLAEQLPESLNTTYLVNSGTEAIEGAVKLAKRATGRSQLIAAKNAYHGNTQGSMSLMGYEERKQPFRPLLPDVDFIEFNNEEDLNKITQRTAGVVLESIQGGAGFIEPKNDYLKKVKQRCEAVGALLIIDEIQPGFGRTGKLFGFQNYDIVPDIIAIGKGMASGMPVGAFVASADLMRLLSNHPKLGHITTFGGHPVIAAASLATLKELISTDLMAQTLEKEKLFRKYLKHPLIEAINGKGLMLAIIVKSAEIANHVVLRCQDKGLIVYWLLFETRAVRLSPPLTLTETEIKKGCEIIIEALNEWEASDQ from the coding sequence ATGAGTCAAAAAGAAGAATTTTTAAAATATCAGGCACAGACCTCACCTACTCCAATGCTATTAGAGGTTTCTCACGCTCAAGGAAGCTACATTTATACCACTGACGGCAAAAAATATCTGGATTTCGTGGCCGGAGTTTCAGCTTGTACTTTAGGGCATTGCCACCCTAAGGTAGTTGATGCTATTCAAAGACAAGTTTCACGATATATGCACGTGATGGTTTATGGAGAATATGTTCAAAAACCAGCGGTTGATTTCTGTAAGCTACTTGCCGAGCAGTTACCTGAAAGCCTCAATACCACCTATTTAGTAAATTCAGGAACCGAAGCCATCGAAGGAGCTGTAAAACTGGCAAAACGAGCTACAGGGCGTTCGCAACTTATTGCCGCCAAAAATGCTTATCACGGTAATACACAGGGATCTATGAGCTTGATGGGATATGAAGAACGTAAACAACCTTTTCGCCCACTACTACCCGATGTTGATTTTATTGAATTTAATAATGAAGAAGATCTCAATAAAATTACCCAGCGCACTGCTGGAGTAGTTTTGGAGAGTATTCAAGGAGGTGCTGGATTTATAGAACCCAAAAACGACTATCTCAAAAAGGTCAAACAACGATGTGAAGCTGTTGGTGCACTGCTTATTATCGATGAAATACAACCTGGATTTGGGCGTACTGGAAAACTTTTTGGATTTCAAAATTACGATATTGTACCCGACATTATTGCCATCGGGAAAGGTATGGCAAGTGGAATGCCTGTGGGAGCTTTCGTCGCATCGGCAGATTTAATGAGGTTACTATCAAACCATCCGAAATTAGGGCACATTACTACCTTTGGTGGACATCCTGTTATTGCAGCAGCTTCACTGGCAACTTTAAAAGAGCTTATCTCCACCGATTTAATGGCTCAAACCTTGGAAAAAGAAAAACTTTTCAGAAAATATTTGAAACATCCGCTTATTGAAGCTATCAATGGAAAAGGACTGATGCTTGCCATCATTGTAAAATCTGCTGAAATCGCCAATCACGTGGTACTCCGTTGCCAAGACAAAGGGCTCATTGTCTATTGGTTACTTTTTGAAACTCGTGCGGTACGACTATCCCCTCCACTAACTTTGACCGAAACGGAAATCAAAAAGGGGTGCGAAATCATCATTGAGGCTCTTAACGAATGGGAAGCTTCTGATCAATAA
- a CDS encoding ABC transporter permease, with protein MVQYALKKSFQMLLTLFGVVSVVFFLFNIMPGDPARMMLDQNENSQQLLQIKKKYGFDQSLPVQYWLYLNDLSPISLHSKQGSDYTYFENKYTGYPLFSAGKYEVALKLPYLRESFQKNGKKVTDIIAETLPNTFILALVSILLATFLGILLGIISALNKDTFIDKTIQLVSTFAMSLPSFFSAIILAWLFGFLWHNFTGLSMTGNLFEWDDYGIAYQLKIKNMILPALALGIRPLAVVVQLMRNSLLEVLSSDYIRTAYAKGLSTQQVILRHALRNALNPVITALSGWFAGMLAGAVFVEYVFGWNGLGKQIVDAINTLDLPVIMGSVLVISTCFIIINILVDITYSWLDPRIRNEK; from the coding sequence ATGGTACAATACGCTTTAAAAAAGAGCTTTCAAATGTTATTGACCCTCTTCGGGGTAGTTTCCGTTGTTTTTTTTCTTTTCAACATAATGCCAGGCGACCCCGCACGGATGATGCTTGATCAGAATGAAAATAGTCAGCAACTATTACAAATCAAAAAGAAATACGGTTTTGACCAATCCCTGCCTGTGCAATATTGGCTTTACCTGAACGACTTATCGCCTATATCATTACATAGTAAACAAGGTTCAGACTATACTTATTTTGAAAATAAATATACTGGATACCCTCTATTTTCAGCAGGAAAATATGAGGTTGCTTTGAAATTACCTTACTTGAGAGAATCTTTCCAAAAAAATGGTAAAAAAGTAACTGATATTATTGCAGAAACGCTTCCTAACACCTTTATTTTGGCTTTGGTTTCCATCCTTTTGGCTACTTTTTTAGGAATTTTGCTGGGTATCATTTCTGCTTTAAATAAAGATACTTTTATTGATAAAACAATTCAATTGGTAAGTACCTTTGCAATGAGTTTGCCTTCTTTTTTTAGTGCCATTATTTTGGCTTGGCTTTTTGGTTTTTTATGGCATAACTTCACAGGGCTTTCTATGACAGGAAATTTGTTCGAATGGGACGATTATGGTATAGCTTACCAATTGAAAATCAAAAATATGATACTTCCAGCTTTGGCTTTAGGCATACGCCCCTTAGCCGTTGTGGTGCAATTAATGCGTAATTCCTTATTGGAGGTGCTTAGTTCTGATTATATCCGTACTGCCTACGCCAAAGGGCTTTCCACCCAACAAGTGATTTTGAGGCACGCCTTACGAAATGCTCTAAATCCAGTAATTACCGCATTATCAGGATGGTTTGCGGGTATGTTGGCGGGTGCCGTTTTTGTAGAGTATGTTTTTGGTTGGAACGGATTGGGCAAACAAATTGTTGATGCTATAAACACCTTAGACTTGCCTGTAATTATGGGAAGTGTTTTGGTCATTTCAACCTGTTTTATTATCATAAATATATTGGTAGATATTACCTATTCTTGGTTAGACCCCAGAATACGCAACGAAAAATAA
- a CDS encoding C40 family peptidase yields MRNTLLGIFLLMVILFTSCAERYTTRKRIAKRSNSTENVVIENRKKPQEPEKKSVTLPSDPNTDFSNKSVSNTVNSNKYTNEKQQVVIDTALSFLGTPYRYGGTTRKGMDCSALVGTSFEAVNISLNRSSHEMAKQGEDVDLDQVIVGDLLFFVTGKSKRISHVGIVVEHITEIKFIHASTSRGVIISSLNEGYWSKAYRKAKRVLM; encoded by the coding sequence ATGCGAAATACGTTATTAGGCATATTTTTGTTAATGGTAATTTTATTTACCTCTTGTGCAGAACGTTACACAACACGAAAGCGTATTGCCAAAAGGAGTAATTCTACTGAAAATGTAGTCATCGAAAACAGAAAGAAGCCTCAAGAACCCGAAAAAAAATCAGTAACCTTACCCTCTGATCCGAATACTGATTTTAGTAATAAAAGTGTTTCAAATACCGTCAATTCCAATAAATATACTAACGAAAAGCAACAAGTAGTTATTGATACTGCCCTTTCTTTTTTAGGAACGCCTTATCGTTACGGTGGAACTACTCGTAAGGGAATGGACTGTTCTGCTTTGGTAGGCACTTCATTTGAAGCGGTAAATATCAGTTTAAATCGTTCTTCGCACGAAATGGCAAAACAAGGCGAAGACGTAGATTTAGACCAAGTCATCGTTGGGGATTTACTGTTTTTTGTTACTGGAAAATCCAAACGTATATCACACGTAGGTATTGTGGTTGAGCATATTACAGAAATCAAATTTATACACGCCTCCACTTCACGTGGAGTAATTATATCTTCATTAAATGAAGGATATTGGAGTAAAGCCTACCGAAAAGCTAAAAGAGTACTTATGTGA
- a CDS encoding ComEC/Rec2 family competence protein, with product MRFVNNAILLILIGFIIGILSSEWIFLSWQQLLIIGGILLITIAFHLYLASRKLFFRQGYSLHVFFASIFVGFLTSFLHNPSQKSTHYIHHLKENEYYTFLGNIAEQVSVSEYGTTYRVHLFRADDQKISGDVLCIFRKENSLEKEVTQGKTIAFIGKTSKFATIKNPNQFDYKQYMQQRGIFWRVEPINFKFLETSSVHTIKNLAEKSRRFLSNKLDKTQFSNQSKALLKALLLGNRSTLDDFLYQSFIDSGTVHLLAISGLHVGVIVAILLFFIGKLPNRNGWKIIRFLLLLSGLWSFAFLTGLSASVMRAVTMFSFVGVGLLLQKQQGRFDALMLSMLFLLMIRPNFLFDVGFQLSYAAVFSILAFFPILNCIEFKNKLLAYFWKLFALGATAQLGVLPFSLYYFHQFPILFFVGNLFMVPLLFPILVLGFLSLFLAVFNLLPNFVVFSLELLLEAMLFTAKTVASQEKFIFRDIYFDHYMLFCSVAIIFIFLIWLEVRKAKYLKILLCFVLVFQFTLFYAKYQAQTDQKTYVFHTPKNTLIGVRNGKQLTVYQKHKNSEKSISAYIKNSGVNRVNSKSIPSLLEIQKHRLLIIDSLGVYPKSDKVDFVLLSNSPKINLERMLRATNPTWVIADGSNFPWLASNWERTCKKLNIQFHNTSKSGSFLID from the coding sequence GTGAGATTTGTAAATAATGCCATATTACTGATTCTCATAGGGTTTATTATTGGAATTTTAAGCTCTGAATGGATATTTCTCTCGTGGCAACAACTGCTTATTATAGGAGGTATCTTACTCATAACCATTGCATTTCATTTATATTTAGCTTCACGAAAACTTTTTTTTCGCCAAGGATATTCCCTACACGTATTTTTTGCATCGATTTTTGTGGGATTTTTGACATCGTTTTTACATAATCCCTCTCAAAAAAGTACGCATTATATTCATCATTTGAAAGAAAATGAATACTATACTTTTTTGGGAAACATTGCAGAGCAGGTCTCTGTTTCGGAGTATGGAACAACATATCGCGTACATCTTTTTAGAGCAGATGACCAAAAAATATCAGGAGATGTACTCTGTATTTTTCGTAAAGAGAATTCTTTAGAAAAGGAAGTAACTCAGGGTAAAACTATTGCTTTCATAGGAAAAACTTCAAAATTTGCGACAATAAAAAATCCGAATCAGTTTGATTATAAGCAATATATGCAGCAAAGGGGAATTTTTTGGCGAGTAGAACCCATAAATTTCAAATTTCTTGAAACATCATCAGTACATACCATTAAAAATTTAGCTGAAAAATCAAGACGATTTTTGTCAAATAAATTGGATAAAACTCAATTTTCAAATCAAAGTAAAGCGCTATTAAAGGCATTGCTTTTAGGTAATCGTTCAACATTAGATGACTTTCTTTACCAGTCATTTATTGATTCTGGAACGGTTCATTTATTGGCAATTTCAGGGCTTCACGTAGGGGTTATCGTAGCCATTTTGCTTTTCTTTATCGGAAAACTTCCTAACCGTAATGGTTGGAAAATCATTCGCTTTTTATTACTCTTGAGCGGACTATGGAGCTTTGCTTTTTTAACAGGGCTGTCAGCTTCAGTGATGCGCGCCGTTACAATGTTTAGCTTTGTGGGAGTTGGGCTTTTACTACAAAAACAACAAGGCCGCTTCGATGCGCTAATGCTCTCAATGCTATTTTTATTGATGATTCGCCCGAATTTTCTATTTGATGTAGGCTTTCAACTCAGTTATGCTGCTGTTTTCTCCATATTGGCTTTCTTTCCAATATTAAATTGTATTGAATTCAAAAACAAATTGCTAGCTTACTTTTGGAAACTTTTTGCTTTAGGAGCTACAGCACAACTTGGGGTCCTTCCTTTCAGTTTATATTATTTTCATCAATTCCCGATTTTGTTTTTCGTAGGTAACCTATTTATGGTACCTTTACTATTCCCTATTTTGGTATTAGGATTTCTATCGCTATTTTTAGCAGTATTTAATTTACTCCCCAATTTTGTGGTTTTTAGCTTAGAATTATTGTTAGAGGCAATGCTTTTTACCGCGAAAACAGTTGCCTCACAAGAAAAATTCATCTTTAGAGATATTTATTTTGACCATTATATGTTGTTTTGTTCGGTAGCTATTATTTTCATCTTTTTAATTTGGTTAGAAGTCCGAAAAGCTAAATATCTGAAAATTCTATTATGTTTTGTTTTGGTTTTTCAATTTACCTTATTCTACGCGAAGTATCAAGCGCAAACCGACCAAAAAACGTACGTATTTCACACCCCTAAAAACACCCTCATAGGCGTAAGAAATGGAAAACAACTAACGGTATATCAAAAACATAAAAACTCTGAAAAGTCCATATCCGCATACATAAAAAATTCAGGAGTCAATCGTGTGAATTCTAAAAGCATTCCTTCCCTTTTAGAAATTCAAAAACACCGATTGCTAATTATCGACAGTTTAGGGGTTTATCCTAAAAGTGATAAAGTTGATTTTGTTCTGTTATCTAATTCACCCAAAATCAATTTAGAACGTATGCTAAGAGCTACAAACCCCACTTGGGTAATTGCTGATGGTAGTAATTTTCCTTGGTTAGCTTCAAATTGGGAAAGAACTTGTAAAAAATTAAACATTCAATTTCACAACACTTCAAAATCAGGGAGTTTTTTAATTGATTAA
- a CDS encoding CTP synthase: MANTKYIFVTGGVTSSLGKGIIAASLAKLLQARGYKVTIQKFDPYINVDPGTLNPYEHGECYVTEDGAETDLDLGHYERFLNVYTSQANNVTTGRVYQSVIEKERRGEFLGKTVQVVPHITNEIKHRMQILGQSGDYDIVITEIGGTVGDIESLPYIESVRQLLWDLGDNNAIVVHLTLVPYLSAAAELKTKPTQHSVKTLMESGIKADILVCRTEREISDDIRNKLALFCNVKREAVIQSIDASTIYDVPNLMLLEGLDRVALKKLNLSDKKEPDLTQWNAFLQRHKNPKNRVKIGLVGKYVELQDSYKSILEAFIHAGAANEVKVEVESIHSEYLNEENIQDKLAHLDGVLVAPGFGDRGIEGKIKAIEFVRKNNIPFLGICLGMQMAVIEFARNVAGMHNANSTEMNAQTEYPVISLMEDQKEVTQKGGTMRLGAWDCKLEKNSKIFDAYGKEHISERHRHRYEFNNQYKEVLEKAGLRCTGTNPDTGLVEVIENDKHPWFVGVQYHPEYKSTVANSHPLFIAFVKAALQHKLTKK; this comes from the coding sequence ATGGCTAATACCAAGTATATTTTTGTAACGGGAGGAGTAACCTCTTCTTTAGGAAAAGGAATCATTGCCGCTTCATTAGCAAAATTGTTACAAGCGCGTGGTTATAAGGTAACTATTCAGAAATTTGATCCTTACATCAATGTTGATCCTGGAACGCTTAACCCTTACGAACACGGAGAGTGTTATGTAACTGAAGATGGTGCCGAAACCGATTTGGATTTAGGACATTACGAACGCTTTTTGAATGTATATACCTCACAGGCAAACAATGTAACCACTGGAAGGGTGTATCAAAGTGTCATTGAAAAGGAACGTAGAGGCGAGTTTTTAGGCAAAACCGTACAAGTGGTGCCGCATATTACCAATGAAATTAAGCATCGTATGCAAATATTGGGGCAATCGGGGGATTATGACATCGTTATTACCGAGATAGGTGGAACTGTTGGAGATATTGAGTCTTTGCCTTATATTGAGTCCGTACGACAGCTATTGTGGGATTTGGGCGACAATAACGCTATAGTAGTACATCTAACTTTAGTACCTTATCTTTCGGCAGCAGCTGAACTTAAAACAAAACCCACTCAACATAGTGTTAAAACCTTGATGGAGAGTGGAATTAAAGCAGATATTTTGGTTTGTCGTACCGAGCGCGAAATTTCTGACGATATTCGTAACAAATTGGCTTTATTCTGCAATGTAAAACGTGAAGCTGTGATTCAGTCTATTGATGCTTCTACCATTTATGATGTTCCGAATTTGATGCTTTTAGAAGGACTTGACCGTGTGGCACTCAAGAAATTAAATCTTTCAGACAAAAAAGAACCTGATTTAACTCAGTGGAATGCTTTTTTACAACGACATAAAAATCCGAAAAATCGTGTTAAAATAGGGCTAGTAGGAAAGTATGTAGAGTTGCAAGATTCGTATAAATCAATATTAGAGGCTTTTATACACGCTGGGGCTGCCAATGAGGTAAAAGTAGAGGTAGAAAGTATTCATTCTGAATATCTTAATGAAGAAAATATTCAAGATAAACTAGCCCATTTGGATGGTGTTTTAGTAGCTCCCGGATTTGGAGATAGAGGAATTGAAGGTAAAATTAAAGCCATAGAATTTGTTCGCAAAAATAATATTCCTTTTTTAGGAATATGCTTAGGAATGCAAATGGCAGTTATCGAATTTGCTCGAAATGTGGCAGGTATGCACAATGCCAATTCTACCGAAATGAATGCTCAAACGGAGTATCCTGTAATTAGTTTGATGGAAGACCAAAAAGAAGTTACCCAAAAAGGAGGGACGATGCGTTTAGGGGCTTGGGATTGCAAACTTGAAAAGAATAGCAAGATATTTGATGCCTATGGCAAAGAGCATATTTCAGAAAGACATCGTCATCGTTATGAGTTTAACAATCAGTACAAAGAGGTTTTGGAAAAGGCAGGTTTGCGTTGTACGGGAACAAACCCCGATACAGGTTTGGTAGAGGTTATTGAAAATGATAAACATCCGTGGTTTGTGGGGGTACAATATCACCCCGAGTATAAAAGTACGGTAGCCAATTCGCACCCACTCTTTATTGCTTTTGTAAAGGCAGCATTACAACATAAACTAACTAAAAAATAG
- the bcp gene encoding thioredoxin-dependent thiol peroxidase → MKSLQIGEVIPDFSGIDQNGNPIKLSDYKQRKGIIFFYPKASTPGCTAEVCNLRDGHEILKKQGFFLLGISADSVKRQLNFAEKNQLPFPLIADENREIIELFGVWGQKKFMGKVFDGIHRKTFIIDENHQITHIIDKVQTKNHTQQILSLVS, encoded by the coding sequence ATGAAATCACTGCAAATAGGAGAGGTAATTCCTGACTTTTCAGGGATTGATCAAAACGGAAATCCGATAAAACTATCGGATTACAAACAACGTAAAGGAATTATTTTCTTTTATCCCAAGGCGAGTACTCCAGGGTGCACTGCTGAGGTTTGTAACCTTAGAGACGGACACGAAATACTAAAAAAACAAGGTTTTTTCTTACTCGGAATAAGTGCCGATTCGGTAAAAAGACAGCTCAATTTTGCTGAAAAAAATCAATTGCCTTTTCCTCTTATAGCCGATGAAAACCGTGAAATTATTGAACTTTTTGGAGTGTGGGGACAAAAAAAATTTATGGGAAAAGTCTTTGATGGCATACATCGTAAAACTTTCATCATAGATGAAAATCATCAAATAACTCACATCATTGATAAAGTACAAACTAAAAATCATACCCAACAAATACTTTCTCTCGTTAGCTGA
- a CDS encoding endonuclease III domain-containing protein, whose protein sequence is MTKSEKVKFIQQTLDELYPQIPIPLDHKDPYTLLIAVLLSAQSTDVRVNQITPLLFAKADNPYDMIKLSIEEIREIIKPVGLSPMKSKGIYELSHILIEKHQGQVPQSFEDLEALPAVGHKTASVVMSQAFGVPAFPVDTHIHRLMYRWGLSSGKNVTQTEKDAKKLFPEKNWNKLHLQLIWYGRQFSPARGWNIDKDIITKTVGRKTILKQFEK, encoded by the coding sequence ATGACAAAATCGGAAAAAGTCAAATTCATTCAGCAAACATTAGATGAGCTTTATCCGCAAATTCCTATTCCACTGGATCATAAAGACCCTTATACGCTACTGATTGCCGTACTTTTATCGGCTCAAAGCACTGACGTTCGTGTAAATCAAATCACACCTTTGCTTTTTGCTAAAGCCGACAATCCGTACGATATGATAAAACTCTCGATAGAGGAAATCCGTGAGATTATTAAACCCGTAGGGCTTTCGCCTATGAAATCAAAAGGAATTTATGAGCTTTCTCATATTTTGATTGAAAAACACCAAGGGCAAGTTCCGCAAAGCTTTGAAGATTTGGAAGCCTTACCTGCCGTAGGGCATAAAACAGCAAGTGTGGTTATGAGTCAAGCCTTTGGAGTTCCTGCCTTCCCCGTGGATACACATATTCATCGGCTAATGTACCGATGGGGGCTTTCCAGCGGAAAAAATGTTACACAAACTGAAAAGGACGCTAAAAAACTTTTCCCTGAAAAAAATTGGAATAAACTGCACCTACAACTGATTTGGTACGGACGCCAATTCAGCCCAGCACGAGGCTGGAATATTGATAAAGACATCATTACCAAAACCGTAGGAAGAAAAACCATTTTAAAGCAATTCGAAAAGTAA